The following proteins are encoded in a genomic region of Colletotrichum higginsianum IMI 349063 chromosome 9, whole genome shotgun sequence:
- a CDS encoding 6-phosphofructo-2-kinase — protein sequence MPSAVFPEQPDLGLIQAKQSALAKLAMSSNKDSRAPSSSPLLHSNKPTAPSISGGEPPPAPVSHPHDALLPPPAMAHAVRSMNDLNGPIALRDRSLIASSDTPPAMRSVVSTAPNSPRIPPVRQNSGGTTPRLRPHPATLNVPGMTVSRVSPDGKISDRDVAAKLVIIMVGLPARGKSYITKKVQRYLSWQQYNSCIFNVGNRRRVAAGLSSPMKSTHSPTVIQLDPPAQAASILLNGHVPQGNTEPAELNLNNESIDAMDQSAKFFDPTNETAAKLREQVALDTLDELLDYLLHQGGSVGILDATNSTIHRRQLLVDRIKEREPKLGILFIESICHDQNLLEANMRLKLSGPDYKDKDPHQSLADFKRRVAAYESAYVPIGEYEEAHDMQYIQMIDVGRKLIQHRLRGFLSGGISSYLTTFNLAPRQIWLTRHGQSVDNRLGKLGGDSELTPDGEQYGKALHTFVTQKRKEWLIEQKDKIAQSSFPPKAGDHTPPYPELNRELEEKNFCVWTSMLKRSVQTAMEFDNDEDYDVKNWAMLNELNAGLFEGLTYEEIARRFPGEYRKRADDKLHYTYPGVGGEGYLQVIARLRDMVREIERIEDHVLIIGHRSVCRVLMAYFMDLTRNEIADLDVPLGMLYSIEPKPYGYDFHAYRYHADKGTFFEVPNYRPQRTVDRAA from the exons ATGCCTTCCGCAGTCTTTCCTGAGCAACCAG ACCTTGGCCTTATACAGGCCAAACAATCTGCTCTGGCGAAGCTGGCCATGAGTTCCAACAAGGATTCCCGCGCcccttcgtcatcgcccCTTCTCCATTCAAACAAACCAACCGCGCCTTCGATTTCCGGCGGCGAACCCCCGCCTGCGCCCGTGTCGCATCCCCACGATgccctcctcccgcctccTGCGATGGCGCATGCCGTCCGCTCTATGAACGACCTGAACGGCCCCATCGCCCTTCGCGACCGATCCTTGATCGCCTCCTCCGACACACCCCCGGCCATGCGCAGCGTCGTCTCGACCGCCCCGAATTCTCCCAGAAT CCCGCCTGTCAGACAGAATTCGGGAGGCACCACCCCGCGCCTTCGCCCGCACCCCGCGACACTCAACGTTCCCGGCATGACCGTGTCAAGAGTCTCGCCCGACGGAAAGATTAGCGATCGCGATGTGGCTGCGaagctcgtcatcatcatggtTGGCCTTCCCGCCCGAGGAAAATCGTACATCACCAAGAAGGTCCAGCGATACCTGTCCTGGCAGCAGTACAACTCGTGCATCTTCAACGTTGGCAACCGCAGAcgggtcgccgccggcttgaGCTCGCCCATGAAGTCGACGCACTCGCCGACCGTAATCCAGCTCGATCCCCCGGCCCAGGCTGCCTCAATCTTACTTAATGGGCACGTGCCGCAGGGCAACACGGAGCCCGCCGAGCTGAACTTGAACAACGAGTCGATCGACGCAATGGACCAGTCAGCCAAGTTCTTCGACCCCACCAACGAGACCGCGGCCAAGCTCCGCGAGCAGGTGGCCCTGGACACGTTGGATGAGCTTTTGGATTACCTTCTGCACCAGGGCGGCTCCGTCGGAATTCTCGATGCAACGAACAGTACCATTCATCGCCGTCAGCTTCTGGTTGACCGGATCAAGGAGAGGGAGCCCAAGCTTGGAATTCTTTTCATCGAGAGCATCTGCCACGATCAGAAC ctcctcgaggccaacATGCGCCTGAAGCTTTCGGGTCCCGACTACAAGGATAAGGATCCTCATCAGTCCCTTGCGGATTTCAAGAGACGCGTTGCCGCGTACGAAAGCGCCTATGTGCCCATCGGAGAGTATGAGGAGGCGCATGATATGCAGTACATCCAG ATGATTGATGTCGGCCGAAAGCTCATCCAGCACAGACTGCGAGGCTTCCTCAGCGGAGGCATTAGCTCCTACCTGACGACATTTAACCTTGCGCCACGGCAGATATGGCTTACCCGGCACGGTCAGAGTGTCGACAACCGTCTCGGAAAGCTTGGCGGAGACTCGGAGCTGACACCTGATGGAGAGCAATACGGAAAGGCTCTTCATACCTTCGTCACCCAGAAACGCAAGGAGTGGCTCATTGAGCAGAAGGACAAGATAGCGCAGTCGTCCTTCCCGCCTAAGGCTGGTGACCACACGCCTCCCTACCCTGAGCTTAACCGCGAACTGGAGGAGAAGAACTTCTGCGTTTGGACATCGATGCTGAAGCGCAGCGTCCAAACCGCCATGGAGTTTGACAATGATGAAGATTACGATGTGAAGAACTGGGCAATGCTCAACGAGCTGAACGCTGGTCTCTTTGAAGGCTTGACGTATGAGGAGATTGCCAGAAGATTCCCTGGCGAGTATAGAAAACGCGCTGATGACAAGCTTCACTACACTTACCCGGGGGTTGGTGGAGAAGGTTATCTCCAGGTCATCGCTCGTCTGCGAGACATGGTGAGGGAAATTGAGCGCATTGAGGACCATGTCCTCATCATTGGACACCGGTCTGTCTGCCGTGTTCTTATGGCATACTTCATGGATCTCACCCGCAACGAGATTGCCGACTTGGATGTTCCCCTGGGCATGCTCTACTCCATTGAGCCTAAGCCTTATGGTTACGACTTCCACGCTTATCGCTACCATGCGGACAAGGGAACCTTCTTTGAGGTTCCTAACTACCGACCCCAGCGCACTGTTGATCGTGCCGCTTGA
- a CDS encoding AT hook domain-containing protein produces MPTSMHPQAKFDPIPPDLDLHTLVDRTPNFEWVLRISTAQIQGLGPQEFEKLVQLQVIQGGKPLVIEKWNDVLPQRLFSGEWLEKTYDKKQENVRDITAQTEIPMTTGHYIRAMKQLANQWTPTNYRDERRQRLYLKDIDCPPEWHEHLQKVIPPNLFYMNENVTQKGVADQRNNDVFRGLNDRATVAPAGDLMSSLPEEMRAQNLMCYIGHEGTFTPAHREMCASLGQNIMVEASGSENGETPGSSIWFMTETKDREVVREYFISMLGHDIEIEKHFAQINAWKKATFPVYIVEQKPGDFILIPPLAPHQVWNRGTRTMKVAWNRTTVETLDMALHEALPKARLVCRDEQYKNKAIIYYTLKKYYQQMVQAEEKAEMGILGLGSELFRSSSRYKQLAKDFRHLFSLFTEVLVDEMFATKEKNIEYVEYDSCVTCSYCRSNIFNRFLTCKSCVRTLVNGDEDAYDVCMECYAMGRSCVCISRLQWCEQWQWSELTDNYELWRSMIIKNDGFIDIELSPQPLEIARSRRGKKSLAEICQEGLRRRPFKDISKLEEQKQLSESEPEPEVDDNGKPKKRKYKRKKKKGELRRCHSCCHKDYAYKVHICSNPDCKEGYCYGVLYRAFDMMPQTVQENENWICPKCLGICNCGACRRAGDTNPYTPKNTLLGHDTRAIADDRSVEALVDFRSHNLNWLKTAGEEGRSTNSKRMKELREKADTAKAQETAAITAEDIANGVNHPAESVERNIDGYGDQNHVLGEQDVQMQDQSFLDGDQDLSQMDHDQSVPFADMGTNGGWDQSAYPDPLDGQRMFGMGYYEQDGPDQILFDPFQMPSADAMVFDDEAEFIRKTLRAQKRKAKHENEFDPDFNAPRSHHRKKQKKPELGDISSMDPALFGAPPAAPSTTDATGEAGSAGSAEASVAPEDPSSVQLEREGAQAAEGQRQKSGYTAPQYPANVPSLRHARPKASYAEPEEPMIDDPDDIVPATKQRPLIQNDELRAGDSTANPLNLATDAVRALVEQEASGANDTASETPKVPKRRGRPPKSANSTPASATRAAAAPKSTPADLAAKKREERASRRSGLSRVVTIDGASFFNPRSQDRLSDDDLDAAHDVTEAELEAELDRELAGERPQNTPITSIETKAAEATVQPIKKRRGRPPKNKAANATPAETDPADRSPPPPPAGASRMMSMAARVAARGGKFKMTSRKSRDRSTKESPVPTQALSESGRQSRGRSEQQPDIAPVEEPVREPSREPSLDLTPPPPNATAEHKEPSEDPASPPLATRQRELSSDHTPPPPGARQRVSSPDHTPSPPGAVSRPWRKSDEDDEASDYAAPAASLSSASSSDSGIPDASPPPPPARPGRPSTGLTVVRLGESESESEISSSSESESGIGESLGISGGVSSRGRGRGRGRGRGRGRGRGRGRGRGRGY; encoded by the exons ATGCCAACCTCGATGCATCCCCAGGCCAAGTTCGATCCAATACCCCCGGACTTGGACCTTCACACGCTTGTCGATCGAACCCCGAACTTCGAATGGGTCCTCCGAATCTCGACTGCGCAGATCCAGGGCCTCGGCCCTCAAGAGTTCGAGAAATTGGTACAGTTACAGGTCATTCAAGGCGGGAAGCCGCTAGTCATTGAGAAATGGAACGACGTGCTTCCACAAAGACTTTTCAGTGGAGAATGGTTGGAGAAAACGTACGACAAGAAGC AGGAGAACGTACGCGACATCACGGCCCAGACCGAAATTCCGATGACTACGGGCCACTACATAAGAGCCATGAAACAGCTCGCAAACCAATGGACACCAACCAACTACCGCGACGAGAGACGGCAACGTCTTTACCTAAAGGACATTGACTGCCCCCCCGAATGGCACGAGCATCTCCAAAAGGTTATCCCTCCTAATTTGTTCTATATGAACGAGAACGTCACGCAGAAAGGAGTTGCCGATCAACGAAACAACGATGTCTTCCGCGGCCTTAATGACAGAGCGACAGTGGCTCCCGCGGGCGACCTCATGTCAAGCCTCCCCGAGGAAATGCGAGCACAGAACCTCATGTGCTATATCGGTCATGAGGGAACATTTACTCCGGCACATCGTGAAATGTGCGCCAGTCTTGGCCAGAACATCATGGTTGAGGCTTCGGGCAGCGAGAACGGGGAGACGCCAGGCAGCTCCATCTGGTTCATGACGGAAACCAAAGATCGGGAAGTCGTTCGCGAGTATTTCATCTCGATGCTTGGTCACGACATTGAAATCGAGAAGCACTTTGCGCAGATCAACGCCTGGAAGAAGGCTACCTTCCCTGTCTACATTGTTGAGCAAAAGCCTGGCGACTTTATCCTCATCCCCCCTCTGGCTCCTCACCAGGTCTGGAACAGGGGCACCCGCACCATGAAGGTTGCGTGGAATCGGACAACTGTCGAGACCTTGGACATGGCACTACACGAGGCTTTACCCAAAGCACGGCTTGTGTGTCGCGACGAACAGTACAAGAACAAAGCCATCATCTATTACACGCTCAAGAAGTATTACCAGCAGATGGTTCAAGCAGAAGAAAAGGCCGAGATGGGAATTCTCGGTCTCGGGTCTGAACTGTTTCGCTCTTCCTCGCGATATAAGCAGCTGGCTAAGGATTTCCGCCATCTCTTCTCGCTATTCACCGAGGTTCTCGTTGACGAAATGTTCGCAACCAAGGAAAAGAACATTGAGTACGTCGAATACGACTCTTGTGTTACTTGCTCGTACTGTAGATCAAACATCTTCAACCGGTTTCTGACCTGCAAATCCTGCGTGCGGACTTTAgtcaacggcgacgaggacgcctACGATGTCTGCATGGAGTGTTATGCCATGGGGCGGTCATGTGTCTGCATCTCTAGGCTTCAGTGGTGCGAACAATGGCAATGGTCAGAACTGACGGACAACTACGAGCTTTGGCGGTCAATGATCATCAAGAACGATGGCTTTATTGACATTGAGCTTTCGCCTCAGCCTCTGGAGATCGCTCGCAGCCGCCGAGGCAAGAAGTCACTCGCCGAAATCTGCCAAGAAGGTCTCCGCAGGCGACCTTTCAAGGACATCTcgaagctcgaggagcagaAGCAACTTTCTGAATCCGAGCCCGAGCCAGAAGTTGACGACAATGGCAAGCCAAAGAAGCGGAAGTACaagcggaagaagaagaaaggagaGCTTCGCCGCTGTCACTCTTGCTGCCACAAGGATTATGCATACAAGGTGCATATATGCTCCAACCCAGACTGCAAAGAAGGGTATTGCTACGGTGTGCTCTATCGTGCATTCGATATGATGCCGCAGACAGTACAAGAGAACGAGAACTGGATCTGCCCGAAGTGTCTAGGCATCTGCAACTGTGGCGCATGCCGCCGCGCGGGGGATACCAATCCTTATACGCCTAAAAATACTCTTCTTGGCCACGATACGCGAGCCATTGCCGACGATCGAAGTGTAGAGGCTCTCGTCGATTTCCGGAGTCACAATCTGAACTGGCTCAAGACAGcgggcgaagaaggccgtaGCACCAACAGCAAGCGCATGAAGGAGCTGAGAGAGAAGGCCGACACCGCCAAAGCTCAAGAAACAGCAGCCATCACAGCGGAAGACATTGCGAATGGCGTCAACCACCCTGCTGAGTCTGTGGAGAGGAATATCGACGGATATGGCGACCAGAACCATGTTCTCGGAGAGCAAGACGTGCAAATGCAAGACCAGAGCTTTCTCGACGGTGACCAAGACTTGTCCCAAATGGATCATGATCAGTCTGTGCCGTTCGCTGACATGGGCACAAATGGCGGGTGGGACCAGTCAGCCTACCCCGATCCCTTGGACGGTCAACGCATGTTCGGCATGGGCTACTACGAGCAAGATGGGCCCGATCAAATCCTCTTTGATCCGTTCCAGATGCCCTCCGCCGACGCCATGGTCTTCGACGATGAGGCTGAGTTCATCCGAAAGACTCTGCGCGCGCAGAAGCGCAAAGCAAAGCACGAGAACGAATTTGATCCAGACTTCAATGCACCCAGGAGCCACCAcaggaagaagcagaagaagcccGAGTTAGGCGATATCTCGAGCATGGATCCTGCGCTATTCGGCGCTCCCCCTGCTGCTCCCAGCACCACGGATGCAACTGGGGAGGCTGGAAGTGCTGGGTCGGCCGAAGCTAGCGTTGCTCCTGAAGATCCATCCTCGGTTCAGTTGGAAAGGGAGGGCGCGCAGGCGGCAGAGGGACAGCGTCAGAAAAGCGGTTACACAGCTCCACAATACCCAGCAAACGTCCCTTCGCTTCGGCATGCCAGGCCTAAGGCTTCTTACGCTGAGCCAGAGGAGCCAATGATTGATGACCCGGATGACATAGTGCCAGCAACCAAGCAGAGACCGCTCATCCAGAACGATGAGCTGCGGGCTGGCGACAGCACCGCCAACCCACTCAACCTTGCTACTGACGCCGTGCGTGCGCTTGTCGAGCAGGAGGCCAGTGGGGCAAATGATACCGCTTCCGAAACGCCCAAGGTGCCTAAGAGGCGCGGCAGGCCGCCTAAGAGCGCAAACTCGACACCGGCATCGGCTACAAGAGCTGCGGCTGCGCCAAAGTCAACCCCCGCAGACCTTGCGGCGAAGAAACGCGAGGAACGCGCTTCTCGGCGATCTGGTCTAAGCCGCGTCGTGACTATCGATGGTGCCAGTTTCTTCAATCCCCGAAGTCAAGACCGCCTGTCAGATGACGATCTTGACGCAGCTCACGACGTGACGGAAGCTGAGCTCGAGGCGGAACTCGATAGAGAACTTGCTGGAGAGAGACCTCAGAACACACCAATCACTTCAATTGAAACCAAGGCAGCGGAGGCTACTGTGCAGCCTATCAAGAAGCGCCGTGGTCGGCCACCCAAGAACAAGGCGGCCAACGCTACTCCTGCAGAGACGGATCCAGCTGATAggtctccgccgcctcctcctgcagGTGCATCGAGGATGATGTCTATGGCAGCTCGCGTTGCAGCTCGTGGTGGGAAGTTTAAGATGACTTCGCGTAAGTCGCGAGATCGGAGCACTAAGGAATCCCCGGTCCCTACACAAGCGTTGTCCGAGTCCGGGAGGCAGTCCAGGGGACGCAGCGAACAACAGCCGGACATCGCACCGGTTGAAGAGCCTGTTCGGGAACCGTCAAGAGAGCCGAGTTTGGATCTTACGCCTCCCCCTCCTAACGCGACAGCCGAGCACAAAGAACCGAGCGAGGATCCTGCATCTCCTCCCTTGGCAACCAGACAGAGAGAGCTCAGTTCGGATCACACACCTCCCCCGCCGGGAGCCAGACAGAGAGTGTCAAGTCCCGATCACACTCCTTCACCCCCAGGCGCAGTCAGCAGGCCTTGGCGGAAAtcggacgaagacgacgaagcaTCGGATTATGCTGCGCCTGCGGCGTCGCTGTCCTCTGCGTCTTCCTCTGACTCGGGCATCCCAGATGcaagcccgccgccaccacctgCACGCCCTGGTAGGCCTTCGACCGGTCTCACGGTGGTGAGGCTCGGCGAGTCTGAATCTGAAAGCGAAatttcctcgtcgtccgagtccgagaGTGGCATTGGCGAATCCCTTGGTATATCCGGTGGAGTGTCTTCCCGGGGTAGAGGTAGAGGAAGAGGACGCGGCCGCGGACGGGGCCGAGGACGTGGACGTGGACGCGGGCGTGGACGAGGTTACTAA
- a CDS encoding 4-hydroxybenzoate polyprenyl transferase: protein MPVLITNDGASFTIIFSAKATPTRERLTTAVSQEAAEPPASPEAIYSPPKTGIISYLPSSWVPYAELIRMDKPAGTYYLFFPCLWSTLMAAPLTAPMASPGSVVGTSLLFFSGAFIMRSAGCSINDLWDRNLDPHVTRTKFRPIARGALTPFQGLAFTGAQLLAGLGILLQFPTSCLFYGIPSLLLVASYPLAKRVTYYPQAVLGLTFSWGAMMGFPALGVDLLSNSAALTAAACLYSSNVAWTILYDMVYAHMDIKDDAKAGIKSIALKHDAETKQVLTGLAAVQLSLLSAAGFAVGAGPAFFIGSVGGAAVTLGVMIKRVNLKSVKDCWWWFINGCWITGGVVSLGLATDYTLRYVREESEDIESQ, encoded by the exons ATGCCAGTCCTCATTACGAACGACGGCGCTTCCTTTaccatcatcttctcggccaagGCTACACCTACACGGGAA CGACTCACAACGGCCGTCAGCCAAGAAGCCGCCGAACCACCGGCGTCCCCCGAAGCCATTTACTCACCACCCAAGACTGGCATCATCTCTTACCTGCCCTCATCATGGGTACCGTACGCCGAACTCATCCGCATGGATAAGCCGGCGGGAACTTACTaccttttctttccttgtCTCTGGTCAACTCTCATGGCCGCGCCACTGACAGCGCCTATGGCATCGCCGGGTTCAGTCGTCGGCACTTctctgctcttcttctcgggAGCCTTCATCATGCGCAGTGCCGGTTGCAGCATTAATGATCTTTGGGATCGCAATCTCGACCCTCACGTCACGAGAACCAAGTTCCGTCCCATCGCACGGGGCGCCCTCACCCCTTTTCAAGGACTCGCTTTCACCGGCGCCCAGTTGCTGGCCGGTCTAGGGATCCTCCTCCAATTCCCGACCTCCTGTCTCTTCTACGGCATCCCGAGtctgctcctcgtcgcctcaTACCCCCTGGCCAAGCGGGTCACGTACTACCCTCAGGCCGTGCTGGGACTGACCTTCTCCTGGGGCGCGATGATGGGCTTCCCCGCCTTGGGTGTCGACCTGCTCTCTAACAGCGCGGCGCTGACGGCTGCAGCATGCCTCTACTCCTCAAATGTCGCCTGGACGATTCTGTACGACATGGTCTACGCCCACATGGATATCAAGGATGATGCCAAGGCGGGCATTAAGAGCATCGCTCTGAAGCATGACGCCGAGACCAAGCAAGTCCTGACAGGGCTGGCCGCGGTTCAGCTCAGTCTTCTCAGTGCTGCTGGGTTTGCCGTGGGCGCTGGgccggccttcttcatcgGCAGCGTCGGTGGAGCAGCAGTGACTCTTGGCGTTATGATCAAACGCGTCAACCTGAAGAGCGTCAAGGactgctggtggtggtttATCAATGGCTGCTGGATCACTGGCGGCGTTGTCAGCCTAGGTCTTGCGACCGATTACACTCTTAGATACGTTCGAGAGGAAAGTGAAGACATCGAAAGCCAGTAA
- a CDS encoding Nuclear pore protein: MSLFGSNPLGSLGTSTSGTQQQGNTGGGLFGQQNNTNNQQTSSTPASGGLFGNLGQNKPQTGGGLFGGGAATTAQPASGSSLFGQPQQQQQQQGQQQQSGGLTLGGLGGLGASTAQKPSLFGGNQQNQNQTTGTTFGQTNTNTLGSSLFPPQQQTQNVNNQSQAQQGQPSGAYFDSLFAKSKKQGDGESGMEDLPSLQLGLGDLRQRLKKLGTKTQERPSDGRAHYLLAASGVDPGMAAKDLGSLDLQTGRVERPSGYSPAEVDVETYLANLQTKTTMSMIADGLERSVRDFDNFLEDNVTMEWEAQRKRIYEHFGIKAREETSSFGPAASTREASGGFGRSRRSKSQAAGARSGRASVLGKSSMHRSVIGNASKIGSHQPEFSDVDRSADNGGLLTGHINSDDRSLREKQSKLSEKVRNLNQARLTAHPYPILSELADVEHRSLDPYAPHIVEAYHAVREIVGEDPEAETTINGATAKERQFAKMYLDESANSSNSISMRKRLLDGANRYLEKQFLQEVEGLISKHPHEANLGGRPDIVSKIRAYIRLRSARKDLVPDNTELQQVGGEYVWAIVFYLLRSGHVSEAAKYVNDNANPFRSIDRTFQSYLNGYASNEDRRLKRTLQDRCNAEYSQRVRNAPDNSIDPFRMACYKIIGRCDLNNRSLDGLNTDINDWIWLQFNLAREGDRSVEVASEAYGLSELQSSIKEIGAKHFPKTSAEDNSGSFGMFFYLQVLSGMFEEAIAYLYPFSYVDAVHFAIALEYYGLLRPSDPFSASNDLRSLNVKDLVQINFGRMIGYYTRDFRAADVVSAVDYLTLICLNMDLSGEAGRRHANLCWEALRELVLETREFSKLIGDIRPDGQRIRGIIEERGSLIGLTEENDFINTVTVQAASFADENGRTTDSVLLYHLAGEYDTVVSIVSRALSEAISLEIGEDPMRLMPVKPRAASQEAESSLSLASIDDPVELARTMMSMYERDAMFHRKIQEQNRVACRVLLEMSTIKSLVEAGQWAQCLDKIRGLEILPLDASGDPSIIRAYAAKFSGLSQPVSINVPNLLMWTIICCTRQRDQLTGGQFSGNEGTRRMMVEQMKQMTLDLTTYTSQLRYRFPPHLHEALARASAE, encoded by the exons ATGTCGCTCTTCGGAAGCAATCCTCTGGGTAGCTTGGGCACCTCGACCAGCGGAACCCAGCAGCAGGGCAACACGGGAGGAGGTTTGTTTGGACAGCAAAACAACACGAACAACCAACAaacgagctcgacgcctGCTTCAGGCGGTCTTTTCGGAAACCTGGGTCAAAACAAGCCTCAGACAGGCGGCGGATTGTTCGGCGGAGGCGCTGCTACGACGGCACAACCGGCATCGGGATCCTCGCTGTTTGgccagccgcagcagcaacagcaacagcagggccagcagcagcagtccgGAGGACTCACATTGGGAGGCTTGGGTGGACTGGGAGCATCGACGGCGCAGAAGCCATCTCTCTTTGGCGGCAATCAgcagaaccagaaccagacGACCGGCACGACCTTCGGCCAAACCAATACCAATACCCTCGGCagctctctcttccctccgCAGCAGCAAACCCAGAATGTCAACAACCAGTCACAGGCCCAGCAAGGCCAGCCGTCGGGTGCATACTTTGACAGTCTTTTTGCGAAGAGCAAGAAGCAGGGAGACGGCGAGAGTGGCATGGAAGACCTCCCCAGCCTGCAATTGGGCCTGGGCGACCTGCGCCAGCGCTTGAAGAAGCTAGGAACAAAGACACAAGAGCGTCCGTCAGATGGAAGGGCACACTACCTTCTCGCTGCGTCGGGTGTCGACCCTGGAATGGCTGCCAAGGACCTTGGGTCCCTTGACTTGCAGACTGGCCGTGTCGAGAGACCCTCTGGATACTCCCCCGCTGAAGTCGACGTTGAGACGTACCTTGCGAATCTGCAGACGAAGACAACTATGAGCATGATCGCCGACGGTCTCGAGAGGTCTGTTCGCGACTTTGACAACTTTTTAGAGGACAACGTGACGATGGAGTGGGAGGCCCAGCGCAAGCGGATTTACGAGCACTTCGGAATCAAGGCCCGGGAAGAGACTTCTTCTTTCGGACCtgcggcatcgacgagggAGGCTTCCGGTGGCTTTGGCCGTTCGAGACGAAGCAAGAGCCAGGCGGCTGGAGCCCGCTCTGGCAGAGCCAGTGTGTTGGGCAAGTCTAGCATGCACCGCTCTGTCATCGGCAATGCGAGCAAGATTGGTTCCCACCAACCCGAATTCTCTGATGTCGATCGTTCAGCCGACAATGGCGGTTTGTTGACCGGCCACATCAACTCCGACGACAGGTCCCTACGCGAGAAGCAGAGCAAACTTTCCGAGAAGGTTCGCAACCTCAACCAGGCTCGCCTCACCGCCCACCCGTACCCGATTCTTTCAGAGCTCGCAGACGTCGAGCACCGCTCTCTGGATCCATATGCGCCACACATTGTCGAGGCGTACCATGCGGTGCGAGAGATTGTTGGGGAAGACCCCGAAGCCGAGACTACCATCAATGGTGCCACGGCCAAGGAGCGGCAGTTCGCCAAGATGTACCTGGACGAATCCGCCAACTCATCCAACTCGATATCGATGCGGAAGAGATTACTGGATGGCGCCAACAGATACCTGGAGAAGCAGTTCCTACAAGAGGTTGAGGGACTCATATCAAAACATCCCCACGAAGCCAATCTCGGTGGTCGTCCCGATATCGTCAGCAAGATCAGAGCCTACATCCGGTTACGGTCCGCAAGGAAGGATCTGGTTCCTGACAACACGGAGCTTCAGCAGGTTGGTGGCGAATATGTTTGGGCGATTGTCTTTTACCTTCTGCGGTCTGGTCACGTCAGCGAGGCTGCGAAGTACGTGAATGATAACGCCAATCCCTTCCGTAGCATTGATCGCACGTTCCAGAGCTACCTCAACGGCTACGCGTCGAATGAGGACCGTCGCCTGAAGCGGACTCTGCAGGACAGGTGCAATGCCGAATACAGTCAGCGTGTGCGCAACGCTCCTGACAACTCCATCGATCCCTTCCGGATGGCTTGTTACAAGATTATCGGTCGCTGTGACTTGAACAACCGGAGCCTGGACGGACTCAACACCGACATCAACGACTGGATCTGGCTCCAATTCAACCTGGCCAGGGAGGGCGACCGCTCTGTGGAGGTGGCTAGCGAGGCGTACGGCCTTTCTGAGCTGCAGTCGAGCATCAAGGAGATTGGGGCCAAGCACTTCCCCAAGACCTCTGCCGAGGACAACAGCGGCAGCTTTGGCATGTTTTTCTACCTTCAGGTCTTGTCAGGCATGTTCGAGGAGGCGATTGCATACCTCTACCCCTTCTCCTATGTCGACGCAGTCCACTTCGCCATCGCTCTCGAGTATTACGGTCTCCTCCGACCTTCCGACCCCTTTAGCGCTTCCAATGACCTGCGTAGCCTGAACGTCAAGGACTTGGTCCAGATCAACTTCGGCAGGATGATCGGCTACTATACTAGAGATTTCAGAGCAGCCGACGTCGTGTCCGCCGTTGACTATCTGACCCTCATTTGTCTCAACATGGACCTGTCCGGCGAGGCTGGCCGTCGCCATGCCAACCTCTGCTGGGAGGCTTTGCGCGAGCTGGTTCTCGAGACCCGTGAGTTTAGCAAGCTCATCGGCGACATCCGCCCCGACGGCCAGCGGATCCGCGGCATCATTGAGGAGCGCGGCTCGCTTATTGGCCTGACGGAAGAGAACGACTTCATCAACACTGTCACCGTCCAGGCCGCTAgcttcgccgacgagaacGGCCGCACCACCGACTCGGTCTTGCTCTACCACCTGGCCGGAGAGTACGATACCGTCGTCTCTATCGTCAGCCGCGCGCTCAGCGAGGCCATCTCCCTCGAGATCGGCGAGGATCCCATGCGTCTCATGCCCGTCAAGCCCCGCGCCGCCAgccaggaggccgagagcaGCCTCAGCCTGGCGTCCATCGACGACCCCGTCGAGCTGGCCCGCACCATGATGTCCATGTACGAGCGCGATGCCATGTTCCACCGCAAGATCCAGGAGCAGAACCGGGTTGCTTGCCGTGTCCTGCTCGAGATGAGCACCATCAAGTCgctcgtcgaagccggccAATGGGCTCAATGCCTAGAT AAAATCCGCGGCCTCGAAATACTCCCTCTCGATGCCAGCGGCGACCCGAGCATCATCCGCGCCTACGCCGCAAAGTTCTCCGGCCTCTCCCAGCCCGTCTCTATCAACGTGCCAAACCTGCTCATGTGGACCATCATCTGCTGCACGCGCCAACGTGATCAGCTCACGGGCGGCCAGTTCAGCGGCAATGAGGGCACTCGCCGCATGATGGTCGAGCAGATGAAGCAGATGACGCTCGACCTCACCACCTATACCTCGCAACTGCGCTACCGCTTCCCGCCGCACCTGCACGAGGCCCTAGCCAGGGCTTCTGCCGAGTAG